In Mytilus edulis chromosome 8, xbMytEdul2.2, whole genome shotgun sequence, the genomic window cagaaagggataaattgacgaggATTTGGAGAAAGTTTGTGTATCCATTTGAGTGCGGTAAAAGTTCGGTCGGATAACAGTATCGTGGAGGAAGGTATAGTTTTGATATTCATTTGATTGGATGAAGGTATATTTCGGATATTCATAAAGTACAGGAAGATATTATTAAGATATCTATTAGCGTAGTAAGTTATACTTTATATGTCCAGGACAGTTGATGTAGATAGTTTAGATGTACGGATAATAAAAGGAAGATACAATTTGAATATCCATTTGAGTGAAGGAAAATATAGCTATGATATTCATAAGAGTGGgagaatataaaataaagtatcaAGTATAGTGAAGGACGAACAGCATAGTTGTGGTAACCATTAGAGTGTCTACTAGGAAGATATACTTTGGATATCCAGTAGAGTGGATggttttaatagtttggatataCAAAAACGTGTTGGAAGATATAACTTTGATATTCGATAGATTGGAGGATATCCATTCAAGTATATTTTTCTATATCCATTACATTTAACGAAGCCAAATAAATGTCCAATAGAGGGGAGGATGATTTAAACTCGGTACCTAATGAGTTGCAGAAAATATAGTTTTGGATATCCAGTTAAGGATTTTAAAAGTATGGATATCTAGCATAGTAGAGGGTTTGATAATATGTATATCTAGCAGAATAGAGGGTTTTAATAGTATGAATATCCAGCAGAGTAGAGGGTTTTGATAGTATGGATATCCAACAGAGTTGCGAaaagatttaattttgaaatccaGTGGAGTGGAGAAGGATAAAAGTTAGATATCCGGTGGAGTGACAGAAGACACAATTGTGATATCCAGTGAAtgtagaaaaattgaaattttgatatttattgaagTGAAGGAAGATTCAGTTTGGATATCCAGTAAATAGAAGAAAATATGAGTTTTATATCCAATAAAGCGGAGGAAGATATAAAATGTGGTAACCGGTAGGGTGAAGGAAGATATCATTTCAAATCCATGATGAAGATATAGGCTGATATCAAGTTGATTGTAcagttttgatagtttggaaatcATGAAGAGTGAAagatttataatttgaatatcaaTCCATTAGAGTGAAGGACGATATAATTTAAATATCCAGTAGAGTCAACGAAATCTTGGTTTATATATCTTTGAGTGTGCCGGTAGATATTGTTCGGATATCAAATAGAGTAAGGgaacctatagtttttaattttagttgtaAACGAAAGAAACATTTTCAATGTCGAGATTGTCCGGCATTCCTATATCTTTTTGTATCACTCACGTGTGTTTTGTACTTCCAAGatcattttaaatatacaattccaaTATGAAACAATTTGTATAATACTATTTCTGCGTGACTATAACGTAATTTTCATGGATACAATACATGTGTTTAAGGCATGTCTTGTTCTCAAAGACAAGGGTAGCACGGTTCCACGGCACATTATAATGAAAAATTGACACTTGTAAAATAATTGGATCCTGTTGTTCAGTTGTCGCTCTTTTGGAGTTGTGGTTCATCAGTGTTTCTATTTTCTCGtgtatttatatagattagaccgttggttttcttgtttgaattgtttaacacttgTGATTTTGAGACCTATTCAACACGGAATCTTGGTTTACACTGATCAGCAAGCTTGCTGTTCAGTATAAGCCAAGAttccttgttgaaggccatactttgtgACCTAGAATTGTTtcctttttacacattgtgaattGAATTGAGAATTGTCTAATTTTCTCTCATACCGCATCttatgttttatatcaaatacttgatttagaaaattattagtagttttaattttttgaatacATCATGTCTAGTCGCCTCTGGTGTATAAAATGATTCCCATtgacatgtaaatataaaatgtcttgtttttttaatgtttttccaGTGCAGTTGTTAAATGTTAGGTGCAAAGTTGTATCATGATAGAATATGGTTTTCGGCTATTAGTAAGTTGAGAATATGTAGTGTAATTTAATTTGGGTACAAAAAGGAGAATCTCGACGGTGCAACTTAGATCGCTGTTGGCTAAGTTGTGAGATGGGTCTCCACTATCAGGTGTGTTATCAACGTTTTATATTAAGTAATGCATacagtttaatattttttgtttttatgttttgtggGGTAATAAGGTTACATAAATTATATTTCCACAATTGTTTATAAAAGAGGGTACATTTccaattaatttcaaattttttaaaaggaaaattattCCCATATCTTCTCAGTTCAAAGTTTAGTTTGTCAGAACCCAACTTCGAAATAAGAACTTGTGTAAACTTGTGTAAACATAAAACGAAATCTAAactttgaaagtatttttttttcaatttattaatgTGTTCACATATAGAAAGTTTTGATTAGTAAAAGAAGTTAAAAAGTTGATAATAAATATGAAGAAAGAGAAATGTTAAATTATTATATTGAGGAGATATACATTAgacaattatttaacattttcataaagcCGAAGGTTTGGatagccattaaaccaggttcaaccaccatttgttcttaaaaagtcctgtactaagtcagaaatatagcagttgttaataaatagttcgtttctacttatgttgacgtttgtttttgttgcgcTTCAGTAttcctgttgtttctttgttataCCTCTtgtaattgatgtgtttccctcggtttcagTTTATAACCCGGAATcgtcaaaagtaaaaaaaaaaaaaaaatcaaaatagaaattgAGATACCAAAAGACATTGTTCATGATTTGTCCAAATATAGGGAAACACCGCGAAGTCATACTTTTTAAAATCATTCATCTAACATTTTACAATTGTGAGCTCAATTTATAGTTCATTTTGGAAGTAATGTCCTTACTGCGTTATTCCAAAATAATAAACATAACAAACAGTGTTACATTTGAAAGTTTGTTTAAATAACAGAATGCTGTGCACGACAGAAGGTAAATAGTAGCAGAGCTGTTGTTAACAGTCCCTGGTCAAATATAAGAACGATTTCTAAACATTTTGTTAGAAAACAAATCACACTTTGGATTTTGTATTTTGTTGCTTTGTGTTTTGTGTTAAAAATTGTATatctacaattaaaaaaaaaacgttaaatgAACAAACGGATATTAATTTGAGAAATAGTTGCAAGAACTCTAACAATTATTCGAATCATATAAAATGAAACCTAAAATCATAATTTGTCATACATGAGCCCTGATAGCGTTTTGATTAAAACTTgctaatatttaaaacaaatatttatgttttcttttacagTCCGTGTGTTGTTTGATACTAGTATGTCTGGTGGCACTTTTTCGTCCCGCATTTAACAGTGAAAACTACGACTTATTTCTGATTGAGGATATTTACGAACCGATAGGAACAACAGGTAATTAATTGTGCATATACTGTTTAGTAGAGTTAGAAAAAGTGGTTGGCATGGACTACATAGAAAATAATTTTCTGTTCGGCcgaatcccctatggattttattcaccctctatggtttgtagggggtcagtagttaaccgtttACCGAATGTATCGCATGTTGAACCTTTTGTGTTGCGTTTTGTTGGAAAAAAAcccaatgaaacacaacaacattaatagatgacgtcaccatgaACGCGTCATGAAACGCCTATAAAATTTACTAGCCCCCTACTATAAGTTATATAGTTCGCTACTGATCTCTATGGATCCATAGAGGTCAgaagttaaccgtataacgaatttatcgcacgctggactttttctgctgcgttatgttgaaaaataaacaatgaaacacaacaacattaatagataacgtcaccattaacgcgtcatgaacccacTATGAAATTTACTTAACCCCTACGGTCTTaaagggggtcaccacgtgacagCGTTAAacaatcacaacgtgatattttacccgcggtgcgataaggtctcatagggggtcaccacgtgacggcattAAACCTAGCAaaacgtgataatttacccgcggtgcgataaaaGTATTTAACGACTTTATGTTGCAATTGTATTCAAAAGAATGCGAAAAAAGATGAAATATTCTCTCGTGAGTCCAGTGTAAGATTAATTAACATGAGACTTTTCTATATTCGATAAATGTTATAGAACTAAATATGATAGTCATGCATAGCAAAATATGCATATCAAACAGTTACTTTGAGTAgtatgcgaatgtcatacaagtgagaggtttagctagctgcaAAACCAGTTTTTATTCACCTTTCTCGACATAAGAAAATGGCTGTACAAAGTCAAGAATAtaacatttgttatccattcgtgtaTTGTGAGCAGTATTTAGTGGATTTTATTTGTCGATAGATTATCATAAAAGTACGTATACATTGATATACGGAAGTGAAATTAAAATAGCTTGATGCTACCTTCATGTATTTTCCAAAGCTAAGTAAATTTATCAGTTcgcagaaaaaaaatctgttatatATACCTTAGCATATAGcatgaataaatagaataaaaagaaatgtataaAGTATGGCCAATAGGCGATTTTGGTTGTTGGACATTGAGACGAAAACCTAAGGAAATCAATAAAAGCAACTTCAAGTAAAAACAtatactctatttggccttttaaacatttttgattcaagcgtcactgatgagtcttttgtagacgaaacgcgcgtctggcgtaaatataaaattttaatcctggtatctatgatgagtttatatacttATCCACAGACAGGAGTCCATTAAGAAGGTACAGCAATATGTAATTACTCTTTAAATGTTATAATTCGTGGTGTTTGCAAATGAAAGGGAATAACTTTTTCCAAACCAACTATCATAGAtttaagaagatatggtatgagtgccaatgagacaactctccatccaaatcaaaatttataaatattaaccattatagttcaaaacacggagctttggctcacaatggacagcaagctataaaggaccccaaaattactagtataaaatcatttaaatgggaaaaccaacggtctaatctatataaaaacatgaaacgagaaacacttatgaaccacatcaacaaatgacaactacgtCATATCTGTATATATGATTTACCTTATGTATGACGATATATTTTACAGGTGTAAGATCTACAGGTATAGGCTCATTTTCCCCCCTTTTCTTGCCCCTATTTGTAATGATGATGCCAACGAGAATGCCTGATGGTACGATGAGGACTCTGATGGAGATGTTGATGATGAGGATGAACCCTACAACAACAACTAGTACTACCACAACAACATCAACAACTACAGTAAAACCTACAAGTAAGCATACTATGTGATCAAAGCCTCCATACACATCTCTCCCATCATAATTGAAACCTATAAACTCGAATTATACAACGATGGTCGGTTGAAAACCACATTTTacaacaaaataattgatttttagcACCCAGAAGAGAACTTTCAATCTCTATGCTTCCAAATTCAAGAAGCGCCTGCATAGGGAGTATACATCACGCAGTTGATACTCCAAAACGTGCATCTCCTATCGTGATTTCTATGATAGAGGGTTAATGCTTGCAAGGAAGCATTCAAAGGAAGATTATCAACTGGTGAGGAGGAAACCCTCCCTCCAAAATTTTTAAGTtagttgatcgttatggaatacgTGTTTATGTTTAAATTGTCATAACCTTAATTCTATGTTCTTCTCCTCAAATGTGACTTACACAATTTGACCGATTACCGAGTTTGttaacaacacgacgggtgccacatatagATATATATGGTAAATCACACACATTCGCAATTCAATGTTATCGACGAGAGGCAAAGCATGTCAAAGTGTACTCAAACTCCtaagtcgaaaacaaacagacaactTAAACGAAGCAAAACCGAATACCGTTCAGTTAAACAGTACAGTAACACAACCCAGAAAACTGAACAGTATagagtattgtttattttcttaaacCCCTTTTATGAATATCTTTTTCGACCTCATTAAAATTTTGCGCAGATAAAAAATCTAGAAATTATAAAATCAATCGATGCCTTCACAATAGAAAGAATGAAAAccaaaattatagtttttacagaaaattttgttcagTATTTATTACCAATCTTATGGTGTAATTAAGCAATATCTGAACTCGTTTGTTGTAATCACCAGTCTAGACAAAACAGCTAATAGTGTTTGTGTTTCATGTCACTTAATAATAATTCTGAATCGAGcaaatttaaaacctttattcaaGTACATTAAGTTCTATagctactactactactactactactactactactactactactatgaATTATAATGAGAGTAGGCATAAGTCATTCGACAAGGTAAATAACACCCTTAGTAATAGTTTGCATAATACATTTTATAATGTTGATGCATTATATGAGATAAGTATATTGATTGTTTACAAACTGAAATATAACTTTACTCCTCCAGCTCCATGTGTTCCTCGTTGTCCTGATGGTTTTATGCAGCTACCTAATCCGAGTGTAAGTGCTAAGTGTTTCCGACGTGGAAATGGTCGAGCCACTTTTGATATGGCTTTCGTAAGTATACTAAAATTACTAATCAATTTATTTGAgttttggagctggcatgtcagtaactgttagtagttctttattattatcaatttttttttagtttcctttgtcccaagtcaggagcctttggtcattgtttgtcttgtatgattttgaattttagttcatttatatatttcggagttgaTTATGACATCCATaatcactgaacaagtacacattttttttatgggTAAGCTGAAGCACGGCTCCGGGGTTGGGATTTTCCCGCtgaattgaagacccattggtgaccttcgactgttttctgctcattgttcgggttgttgtcccttatATCTCGTACATATCCCGAAGAGGAAAAACATGAATTAATTTCCGATACAATTCTTGTTATTCAATTTATcgtatgttttaatatttacttCTAATTTGCTATAATATTAATGCAGTGTGAGTAATGtttttacatgtaattttaaaatttggTTAAACATTCAAACATTGCACGTTATTATAATAGTTGAATCTACTAGGTCAAAAATAAACTTACTGTGTATTGCATGCATAGATAcaaaatttttatgaaactttgcgAAATCGACCATTTGatatatttgtgaaattgatGCTGGGTACATAATAGAAAGCCCTATTTCTCAGCACAAATGATTGAATTAAACTAACTGGGCTGACTCGGATGCCACCATAGAGGAAAGTAATTGTACATGTAACGTTGGTAGaaattatttgtgtttatgtGAAAAATAGGACtagaaaacatataaaaaaagtagTTCAAACTAATTgcaatttattgataaaaaaaaacccaaacattaACCAATTTTGTTTTATGCATATTGTATAAAAAACCAAATGAAGATTAAAATCGAAATGGTATATCTGTTTCCCAGATGATGACGGATATGTTCACAACAAAATTCCTGTCAATCTTTCATCGAAAGTTACCTACATAAATATGGATCGACTGCTTGTCTACTTATAAATGTACATGTGTAACACGACTGTTGCAACCAGAGATCCTGCTTGCCCTTTCTAGACCACCTTAGATCATCCCCTGTTTTTGTTTGTGTTCATGTGGCTAAGTGTTTAGATATACGAAtacgtggtatgagtgccaatgagacaactctccgtttGTTTTCTATTATAGTATTTTGTGTACTGACTGCATTTACGTCATTTTCcgatttttgaagaatattttgatttataagtATGAgtattcctttggtatcttttgactttcttcttaaaatattGGACCAttaataaacaaagtttgaaaatGGTCTTTTTGTCAAAACCTCTCCtgtgtatacttttttttaatttttttttatgtttcttcaCTTTAAAATCAGTTTGACAGTCAATATTTGAGAATAAGAAATGGAATCTTTCTCTTTTCTGTATCAGGAGAGTGCATCAGAAGTTCAGGACGCGGCTCACAATGACAATGACATTTAGGTGAAGCAATGCATTTTGAAgttgttttgttttactttctaGGCTGACTGTTCGAAAACTCCGAATGCTATCCTGTGGTGTCCTGAAAGCATAGCTGAAGATAAGGCAGTTCGTTCGAAACTCGGACTAggtaatctttttatttatatatattatgaatgTTTGTATATGGTTATCTACATCAGTTTAGTTCATATAAACTGCTGCTAATGTGCATTTACAGCTTGATTCGCAACTTCCAAGTAAGGACCGAAGCACATAAACTCGGCAATAACGCAGTACTTCGGGAAAGTTCGGAGAGCCaacaaccttgcttcggaagttgcTTGATTCGgtatgaaaataatatatggATATTAAGAAGATCTTGGTGGTTATGCTTAACAGATTAGTCGTAAGTTTAAACGGAAAAGACCAATTAAAGCTCTAAGTCATAGATATTGTTTTCCTTATTGAACCATCATCTTCAAGAAAGATCATTGACTATAGAATAAGATGATCAATATTTTTGAGGgaaaaaagtaaatacaaaaCACGCGAGATTTTTTGTCTCGGACACTTTAATCCTTCTGTAAGGATATATATTAAGATTATGACAACATGGTTAGGTAAAACTGCACACTACAGGAGACTTAAACGTTACTTTTATTGTTGGTCAAGTTTTAGAaagctttcaattgttttaattattttgatgaaATATTGTTCGAATCAAGATGATTTTGTATGTAACATACATGTAAATGCATGAACTGTTCAGCTCCTTCAATAACTTTAGCATCAGTAGCGTTTACCaagctttttttcttcttcacgtTTAATCAtaaagagtgcatttctttctaacacaaacgatgcaaacggctaagcgcgcacatgttttgattatttgtttctaacatacgtttgcaaagtttacataaactttgacaaactatgcactcgcttaatgcgtctgcagtttgttgttcatcgtttgttagtacaaacgctacatttgtttctaactttaaCCTGattaaacgattttttttctacgtttgtaaaagGTCTGATTACCAACAaaatgtgcatgcattattgaaagttcacaCAGTGTTAGTAAATacttattaaacgatgtatttgtttctacttttgtagcgtttaaaaaacaacaacaaacgcctacacaacgtttacaaaattttggttagaaagaaatgcacccttagctagtttggttttagaatgtaaaaaagaaaatgatatgaaaaaCTCAAAGTAATTGTGTACTGATGCTAATGAGGATGAATATATTCGGTTATTCAGCCATATTGAGATTTCAAATCAATGAATTAACAAACAGCACACAAAAGATCAGACATTAAAACTTCAGTACAACATTTTGTCATCAATTAGTGTACAATAGATAACAGAATATAAAAACATGCGTTTgtttgctgtgttacatatttgtttttcgttcattagcCGTTTGttgttctcatttgaattgttttacatttgtcatttccggGTCTTTGACAGCTGACTCTGTGGTattggctttactcattgttaaaggccgtacggtgacctatagttgttaacttctgtgtcatttagtgCAACTGTGGAGAATTGCCTTATAATTAAATTACTTGAAATTGATATGAAAGAATGCGTACAAAAACTATAAATTCCGGCTATGCCTTATATCACATACATCATTGTCATTATCCATACAGAATAACACAGTTGTTAACAATGCCAAGATTACCTTAAAAGTTGTTTAAACGCAGAAAAAATCCATTCCGGTTAATAAACGCTGAATGCAAGTAAAACCTTACGAAAAATGGCACGGAACGACATCAAAAACGAAACTTTTGTAAACATGGATATCGGAAAGTGGAGCTATTgtttaaattagaaaaactaatcattttatttaatgtaatttaagtttgaatcgactatatatatatatttttttttatgcaggTACCACCACTGTGAAAATTGGA contains:
- the LOC139486963 gene encoding uncharacterized protein, translating into MMMPTRMPDGTMRTLMEMLMMRMNPTTTTSTTTTTSTTTVKPTTPCVPRCPDGFMQLPNPSVSAKCFRRGNGRATFDMAFADCSKTPNAILWCPESIAEDKAVRSKLGLGTTTVKIGCNIKNKIMYECEGTKRTCNPEKPSYGDGDNVEITSTATDEFCVNIEYSASSKDKRKWGKVDCNSKNQFVCEVPIIPCT